A region of Blastocatellia bacterium DNA encodes the following proteins:
- a CDS encoding translation initiation factor IF-2 N-terminal domain-containing protein, giving the protein MKCNPAIRIGQIKMEGVAGIGGCSDGSGTSRKIRIYELARELKLEPRRVIEEAQRLGLDVSMPSNTLTEEQAEQIRSRRFARRSEGAIHVGA; this is encoded by the coding sequence TTGAAATGCAACCCGGCGATACGAATCGGCCAGATCAAGATGGAGGGCGTTGCCGGAATTGGGGGCTGTTCGGACGGATCAGGGACATCGAGGAAGATACGCATTTATGAGCTGGCCCGGGAGCTGAAGCTTGAGCCGCGTCGTGTGATCGAAGAGGCGCAGCGGCTCGGTCTTGATGTGAGCATGCCTTCAAATACGTTGACCGAAGAGCAGGCCGAACAAATCCGCTCTCGGCGCTTTGCCAGGAGGTCGGAGGGAGCCATCCATGTGGGCGCATGA